The genomic window GATGTTCGAGACGTACTTCGGCTTCACCCGCTCCGACATGCCCGTGAACGAGCACATGGCGTTCCTGCACGACGAGGGCGGCTTCCTGCTCTCCATGTTCCGTGCGAAGGACGTGAGTTATCCGAAGTCCTTCCACGTCGGCTTCTTACAGGACACGCCCGAGCAGGTGCACGCCATCCGCGCACGTCTGCTGGAAGGCGGCTACGCCGTGCCGGAACCCCAGCAGAACCACGGCCGCCTGACCTTCTACTTCGATGCGCCCGGCGGCTTCGTGGTCGAGGTGGAGTCGTTCGTGGCCCGTTGACCGAACCGCTCAGTTTCGGCTGGGGTACACACCTTCCGTGCAGATCACGTACGTGAGGGCCTGACCGTTCGCGGATTTGGGAGACACGGCACGCAGATCCGGCAGGGCGAAGGTCGTCTGACCGTTCCCACCGTATTGAGTGCCCAGCAGGCTGAACAGGGCGGTGTTCTGGCTAATCGGCAGGATCTGTCCCTGAGCGACCACGGCCCCTCCAACGGCGCCGGCGGTCAGCCACACGTCTCCGATCACGCACTGGCTCCCTCTGCCTCCGCTGGCGAAGTTGTTGTACGCGCCATCGGTCTGGAAGTACTGCGGCAGTTTGTCCGGGCCGGGAGATCCCTGCGGGCCGGGATCACCCCTAGGGCCAGCCGGGCCGGGATCGCCTTTCGGCCCCTGCGGCCCTGTTCCGGCCTGCACCCACGCCAGGCCGTCTGAGGTGAGGGTCAACGCCTGCCCGGGCTGTCCGGCGGCGAGCGTGGCGATCTTCGCGGCGGTCACGCTGCCATCCGCCAGCCGGGCCGTCGTGATGGGTTGCGCCAGCGCTGCAAAATTCGCGTTCACCTCCTCGGCCTTGATGACGGTGCCCGCCGTGAACACGTGGGCGATCAGGGCGGCGCCGTCGGTGGCCGCGTAGGCGCCGGCGAGACCGATGAGAAGGCCGAGAGCGGCCGAACGGGCATCCAACCAGGTGGGCTTGCGCATCGGGACTCCTTCAGGCTGGTGGTGCTGCGGTGGGCTTACTTCCAGGTGCCGCCGTTCCATGTGGCCGCGTTCCAGAGTGAGCCTCCGGTGCCGCCACCCGATTGACCACAACTGGCGATCAGCATGGCCAGGAGTAGCAGTCCGACAAGTGTCTTCCTGTGCATTCCTCCCTCCTCCGTTTCATGGGCCACTTAGGCGAAACCCGCCATCACTTCGTCCAGGCTTTCCCGGCTCGGCCGGATCAGCTCCTCGGGCAGCAGGGCCAGCGGCAGCTCCGGCAGGTGCAACGCCTCGGGCAGCGTCGGGCGGCTCTGGTCGAGGTACAGCAGGCCGGTGATCAGTTCCCCGGTGCCCTTGGCTTCCTCCAGCAGGGCCAGGGCGCCCAGGCGGGTGGCGGGGTTGTAGTCGCGGCCCAGTTTGCGGAGCTGCACGGTGGGGCCGTCGTGGAGCTGCACGCTGATGACTTCGCCGGGGTCGTAGTCCACCGCGATCTCGGCGTAGTCGGGAATGAAGGTGATGTCGTGCAGGGGCACCTCGTGCTCCTTGCCGTAGGCATAGCTCTTGGTGCTGTCGTCGTGGTTGTTGAAGGTCACGCACGGCGAGACGATGTCCAGTACGGCCAGCCCGCCGTACGCGATGGCAGCCTTCAGGAGCTCCGTGACCTGCTTGGCGTCCCCGGCGAAAGAGCGCGCCACGAACCCCGCCCCGGCGATGATCGCCTCGGCGCACAGGTCCAAGGGGGGCAGTTCGTTGGTGCCGATGTACTTGAGGTGTTGGCCCTCGTCGGCAGTGGCCGAGAACTGCCCCTTGGTCAGGCCGTAGACGCCGTTGTTCTCGATGATGTACACCATGGGCACGTTGCGCCGCACGAGGTGCTTGAACTGCCCGATGCCGATGCTGCCGGTGTCGCCGTCGCCCGACACGCCGATGGCCGTGTGGTGCCGCTGCGCGAGCATGGCGCCGGTCGCCACGCTGGGCATACGACCGTGCACGGTGTTGATGCCGTGCGCGGCATTCAGGAAGTACGCAGGGCTCTTGCTGGAACAGCCGATCCCCGAGAGTTTCATGACGTTGTGGGGCCTGAGTCCCAGCTGGAAGGCCGCATCGATGATCCGGCTGGAGATGGAATCGTGCCCGCAGCCGGGACAGAGGGTGCTGGGCAGGCCCTTGTAGTCGTTCTTGCTCAGGCCGGCGCTGTTCAGGGCGGGCGGACGGGCGGGAGCGGTCATGCGGGCACCTCCTCGCGCTGTGGGGTGGTCAGTGCATCCTGCACCCGGCCTGCAATGAAGGCCCCGCTGAGTGGGAGGCCGTCGCAGTGCGCCACGCTCTGGATGCGGGTGGCGAACTCGGGGTACTCGGTCCGGAGCAGGATGGCAAGCTGGCCCTGCTGGTTCATCTCGACCACGATGACCTGTTCGTGCGCTGCGATGAAGGCGTGGACGTCCTTGCAGAATGGGAGGGCGCGGACACGCAGGGCATCGGTGGCGATGCCAGCGGTGGCGAGCATGTCGCGCGCCTCGACGACGCCGGGTTCCGTGCTGCCCATGTTGATCAGCCCGACCTTCGCGCCGCTGCCGCTGATAACGGGGGCGGGCACGACGTTGCGGGCGTGCTCGTGCTTGCGATCCAGCCGGCGGAGGTTCTTGAGCCACTCGTCGGGGTGTTCGCTGTACGTCGCGGCGTCGGTGTGGCCGGTGCCGCGCGTGAAGTACGCGCCGCCCAGGGCGTCCGTGCCGGGCAGCGTGCGCGGGCCGACGCCGGTCTGGTCGTCGTCGCGGTAGCGGGCAAAGCTGCCGCCCAGCGCCACGATGTCCTCGGCGCGCAGCACCTTGCCCCGGTGGATGGCCCGGTTCGGGTACTCGAAGGGCTCGGACATCCAGATGTTCATGCCCAGGTCGAGGTCGCTGTTCACGAACACCGGCGTCTGGAGGGCTTCGGCCAGATCGAAGGCCCGCCAGCCGAACTCGAAGCACTCGGCGGGCGTGCCGGGCAGCAGCACGATATGTTTCGTGTCGCCGTGCGACAGGTAGTACGTGCTGAGCAGGTCGCCCTGCGACACGCGGGTGGGCAGGCCGGTGCTGGGGCCCATGCGCTGGATGTTCCACACGACCAGCGGGATCTCGGTGAAGTACGCGTACCCGGCGAACTCAGCCATCAGCGAGATGCCGGGGCCGGACGTACTGGTCATGGCGCGCGCACCCGCCCAGCCCGCGCCGACGAGCATGCCAATCGCGGCGAGTTCGTCCTCGGCCTGCACGATGGCGAAGGTGTTCGTGCCGGTCTGCGGGTCGCGGCGGAGCTTCGGCATCCACTCGATCAGGCCCTCGGCGAGGCTGGTGGCGGGCGTGATCGGGTACCACGCGACGACCGTGCAGCCACCGTAGATGGCTCCCAGCGCCCCGGCGGTGTTCCCGTCGATCAGGATCTTCCCGGCGGTGGCGTTCATGCGCTGCACGGCGTACGGATCGGTCTTCTCCAGATTCGTCGCGCACCACCCGAAGGCGGCCTGGGCGATGTCGTAGTTGCTCGCCACGACCTTCGCCTTCCCGGCGAAGTTGCGGGTCAGGTAATCCAGGATGGCGGCCATCTCGATGCCGAGGGTCTGCGCCAGCGCGCCCACGTACACCATGTTCATCATGCGGTCGCGGAATTTGGCGTCCACGTTCTGCTCTTTCATGATGGCGTTCACCGGCAGCGCGTACACGCTCACGTCGTCCCGCTCCACGGTCAGCTTCAGGTGATCCGGATAGAACATCACGCCGCCGGTGGGCAGCTCGCGCAGATCCTGGTCGAGGGTCTTGGCGTTGAAGGCCACCAGCACCTCGGCGTGATCCCGCCGGGCGGTATAGCCGTCCGCGCTCACCCGGATCGAGTACCACGTGGGCAGGCCCTTGATGTTGCTGGGGAAGATGTTCTTGGCGTTCACCGGGATGCCCATGTGGAACAGGGCGTCGACCAGCGTGGCATTGGAGGTCTGCGACCCGCTACCGTTCACGGTGGCGACGTTGATGGTGAAGTCGTTGACGACGGGACTGCGCTGGGGGCTAGGCGGGGCGTCGGGCCGTGGGGCGGTGTGCGTCATCGAAAACCTCGCTTACAAGGAGGGCGGATGCCGGCCGGGTGCCGGGTGGAACGCAAACGCGGTTGATGCCCCGAATCTACTCCCTGTCAGGGCGGAAGGGTGCCCGACTCCACGGCCCGCTGCACGACCTCCTGAGCCAGCGTCCACAGGGCCGGGAAGGCTGTCAGGGCCGGGGCTTTCAGGATCAGGAGCCGTGTGGCCGTGAGTTCCGGTTCCCGCGCCACACAGCCCAGGCCGCCCTCGCCCCAGGTGAGCAGCATGGGCTGGAGCGCGTCCAGCGCGCGGGCGAAGCGGGCTTCCGGTGTCCAGCGGGCGTCGAATTCAGCGTGCAGGGCATGAAATTCGGCCCGTTGACCCTCGGGCAGGAGCCCGTACAGCGCGTGGGCGCCCTTTTCCTCGGCCTGTGCCTGCCGCGCGTGGGCGGCGTCCGGCACGGCAAAATGCAGGTCGCCCGCATAGATCTCCACGAGGTCATGCACCAGCAGCAGCTGGATCACGCGGTTCACGTCGGTTCCGGCGGGGGCGTGCTCCGCCAGCGTCAGGGCCATCAGAGCGAGATGCCAGGAGTGCTCGGCGCTGTTCTCGGAGCGGCCTCCGTCGTGCAGGTACGTGCTGCGCTGCACGGCCCTCAGGCGGTCACAGGTGAGCAGGAACGCGGTCTGGTCGGCCAGCGTGGACATGCGCGAGTCTACCCGGCCGGTTCCTGCGTCCACAGCGGCACCTGCGCGATCCGCCGCCGCGCTCCGTCCGGGTCGGTGCGGTCGGGGCGGCAGGTGTCCCAGGCCCGCCCACCCGCATACGCGCCGATCACGAGCAGGTCGGCGCTGCTCCCGTCGTTTCGGTGCCCGGTGCCGGCCGGGAGCACCAGCACGTCGCCCGCTTCCACGGTGCGCTGCACTCCGTCCTCGCCGCCCAGCGTGACCGTCACGTGCCCACGCGCGACCACCAGCACCTCGTGCGCGGTCGAGTGGTAGTGGTGAAAGGAGTAGATGCCGTTGCGCCAGCTGTTGCTCCAGCCACGGGCGGCGAGGTGCGCCTCGATCTGCGGTGGGGTCAGCCCCCTGAGCGCGGCGCGATACAGGCACGCAGGCAGGGCGCTGTTCGGCACACGGCCCCCCTGCGGCAGGGACAGTTCTTCGGCAGACATGCCCCACGCTACGACCTGGCCGAATGGCGGGGCCGCACACCCGCCCCCTATGCTGGGCGCAGACATGATGACGAAATCGCGCATGGAGGCATTCAGCGACGGGGTGCTGGCCATCATCATCACCATCATGGTGCTCGAACTGCGGGTGCCCGAGGGCCACGACTGGCACGAACTCGGGCGACTGTGGCCGAAATTCCTGGCCTACGTGATCAGTTTCGTGTACGTGGGCATCTACTGGAACAACCACCACCACCTGATGCACACGGTGCACCGCGTGACGGGCGGGATGCTGTGGGCGAACCTGCACCTGCTGTTCTGGCTGTCCCTGTTCCCGTTCGTGTCCGGCTGGGCGGGCGAATCGCACTTCGCGCGTGAACCCATGACCGCGTACGGCGTGGTGGCCCTGATGGCCGGACTGGCGTACACCATCCTGGTGCGCGTGATCATTGGCGCGGGCACGGAGAACCACCTGCTGGCCGACGCCATTGGCGAGGACGTGAAGGGCAACCTCTCGCTGGCGGGCTACGTGGTGGCGATCGTCGCGCCGCTGCTGGGCGCGTGGGGCGCGTGGGTATCCGGCGTCATGCTGATCGGCGTGGCCCTGATGTGGCTGATTCCTGACCGCCGGATCGAGCAGGTGCTGCAACGCGAGCGCCACTGAGTTCCCGCATGGCGTGAGGCCACCTTCAGCCCAGGCGCGCGCAGGGGCGCGCAAGGCCGTCCAGTCCGGCCTCCTGGCATGAGGAACGGACTTCACCGCCAGCCGGGCCAACTGTGCTAACGGCGCTGGCGGTGGAGGGGCCGATCCGGCGGAACGGCCAGCCAGAGGTGAACGCGCGGTGGCGGGCCGCTGAGGTCGGTGAACACTTCCTGCACTTCCCAGGAGAACAGGGTGCAGGGCGCCCTCAGCGTTCCCGGCGGGAAGGCACAGGCGCGGCCCGTACGGTGATGCAGGTCGGCCGGACGTTCCCGCCGCCGAACCCACCCCGCCCCGTGGGGTGACCGTGGGCCGCCCACCCCGGGCGCGCCCCTCTGCCCTCTCCGCTGGCAGGCGCCCATGCTTGCCCCGACCGGCCGGACGGCGCGAGATCGACCACACGCCGCGCCGTTCTGACCGTCTTTCTGGAGGACGATGATGAATCGCTCCCTGTTTTCCCTGCATACCCTGACCCTGAGCGCCCTGCTGGGCACCGGCCTGCTGCTGCCCACCACCCTGGCACAGACGGCGGAGCCGCCCCCACTGAACCTGCCGCCGGTGACCTCGCCGCCCGTCACGGCCCCGGTCACGGAGCCGGCCCCGGCCGAGACCGCCCCGACCGACACGACTCCCGCCGAGACCCCTCCGGCGGACACCGCCCCGACCGATGCGGCACCAACCACCGAGACCGCACCGACGGACGCGGCTCCAGCCACAGAGACCGCGTCCCCGGCCGCACCAGAGCAGGCCCCGGCGGCGGTGACCGCCACGACCACACAACTGCCTCACCTGGACGGTGAACAGGTGCTCAAGACCACGCCGACCGTGCTGGGCCAGGCCGTGATCTACGCGGGCACGGTGGAGAACGCCCTGGGCCGCACCGTGGACGGCCTGAAAGCCGACGGCTTCACCGAGGCCGCGAGCACGGGCACGGACAGTGCGGCCGCGCAGGCGGACACCGCCCAGACCATCACGCTGCACAAAGGCGGGGAGACGGTGGCCGTGCGCGTGACCGAGACCCTGGGCCTCACGGTCGTGGCGGTCGCCCGTGACCTCGTGGCGAGCGACGCGGCACCCCAGACATCGCCCGACACGGCTGCCCCGGCGACGGACGCGGCCCCGACCGAAACGGCCCCAACGGACGCGGCACCCGCAGACACAGCAGCCCCGGCAGATCCGGCCACACCGACCGAACCGGGCGCGGGCGATACCCCTCCGGCGGCTCCTGAACCGACCGATCCGGCCGCTCCCGCCGACCCGGCTCCCACCCCCCTACCACCCCTGGAGCCGCCGCCCAGCCAGCCCTGACATACCACTCCGCACGCGGTCGCGGCGGCCAGCCTCCCGGTGGGGCTGGCCGCCGCTCTGGTACCACTGTCTTGAGCGTCCTCTCATTTTGCAGATTTGGCGAAGACGTGGTCGCGCCGGATCGAGACCGTCCTGGACACCCTTTGCCGTTTTCAGACACCGAAAGACAGTGCCGGAGCCGTTCTCCGTTCATTCGCGGTTGACGTGTTCCATGGGCGGCATGGCACAGGTCTCGACATCCGGCACTCCCCCACCATCCTCTCCGCGCCGGGTGGTCCGCCCGACGACGCCCCCCCGGCGACCCTTTCCGTGGGGCTGGCTGTTCGTGCCGCTGCTGTTGGGCGGCGCGGGCTTCGTCGGCTACAAGCTGGGCCACGCAGACAGCGGCAGCACAGGCAGTTCAGCGGGCAGCGGCTTCGGCGCAGGTCAGACCGGCGGTGCGGCAAGCGGGGGAACAGCCAGCCGCTCCAGCACCCGTTCGGGCAGCGGGACGGCAACCGGGGCGGGCACCGGGAACGCGGCAGCGGGAACGGCGGGGAGCCGTTCGGGCGCGGCGACCCGCAGCAGCACGGCTGGCACCACCTCAACCAGCGGCGCGGCAGCCAGGACGGCGTCCGGCGTGGTGACCCCGGTACAGGTCACGGCGGCCACGTCCGGCACGCTGAGCACGTCGCGCACGCTGACCGGCACAGTCGCGGCGGCGCAGAGCACGGCCGTCACAGCCCGCACGTCCGGCACGGTGACGGGCGTGAGCGTGCAGGTGGGCAGCTCGGTGAAGGCCGGGCAGACGGTCGTCACGCTGAGCAACACCGACCTGAACAGCGCGGTGCAGAGCGCCCAGAACGCGCTGGATTCGGCGCAGGTGCAGCTGCGGGGCCAGCAGACGAGCACGGTGGGCGCGCGGGCGGGCCTGCAGGCGCAGGTCACGGCGGCGGGGCTGTCGCTGACGAATGCGCAGGCCAGCCTCTCGTCCCTGCAGCAGCTCCTGGCGATCGGCGCGGTGGCGCGCAGTGAGGTCACGGCTCAGCAGGCGGCGGTGGCGGCGGCGCAGACGACCCTCACGACCGCGCGCGCGAACCTCGCAGAAAATGAGCGGTCGGGCGCGCAGGGCGTGACCGAAGCGCAGCTGACCGTGCAGAAGGCGCAGTTGGCGCTGAACCAGGCGCAGGCGGCGGCCGACGCGGCGCGCGTGACCGCACCCTTCGCCGGCCAGATCACGGCGTTGAACGTCGCGCCGGGCGAGTACGTGACGGCGAACGGCGAGGCGTTCACGCTGGTCAGCAGCGCCCGGCAGGTGAACGTGAACGTCCCCGCGACCGAGGCGACCACCCTGACGCCCGGCACGGTCATGGGCTTCACCAGCGGCAGCGTGAAGTACCCGCTGAAGGTCGCGCAGAATCCGGGCGCGCCCACGAACGGCAGCGTGCCCCTCACCGCGCGCTTCACCGGCACGTCGATCCCGGCGCTGGGCGCCGTGGGCTCGGTGTTCTACACCGCGAAGGTCGCCACCGGCGTCCTGATTCCCAGCACGGCGCTCCAGGCCGACGGTGACCAGACCTACGTGTTCACGGTGAGCGGCGGCAAGGCGACACTCACGCAGGTCACGGTGCTGGGGCAGGCGGGCACGCAGTCCGCCGTGAGCGGCATTGCTGCCGGATCGCAGGTGGTCACGCAGCCGCCCACCGGGCTGCTGGACGGCGCGAGCGTCAGCACGGCCAGCGGCTCGGCCAGCAGCACGTCGAACCAGGCGGGCGGCCCGCCCCCCGGAGGAATGCCGTGATCCGCAAGGTCGGGAAGGGCATGTTCTCCGGCGTGAACCCGCTGGTGGGCTTCTCGGTCACGCGCTATGTGCTGGCCATCGGGATCTTTATCGGCGTGGTCGTGTTCGGCTTCATCTCTATGCGCTCGCTGGGCGTGGACCTGCTGCCCAGCACCACCATTCCGGTGGTCACAGTCACCACGTCGTACTCCGGCGCCAGTCCGGCCACGGTAGACACCTCGGTCACGCAGGTGATCGAGAGCGCCCTGGCGCAGGTGCCGAACGTCACCACGCTGAGCAGCAGCAGCAACACGGGCAGCAGCCGCGTGACCCTCCAGCTTGCGGACGGCACGGACCAGAACGCCGCCGCGAACCAGGTGGCGTCGCTGGTGTCCGGCGCGGCGCGGCAGTTGCCGACCGGGGCCGGCTCGCCGTCGGTGCGGACGTTCAACCCGAACGCGCAGGCCATTCTGGAGTTCGGCGTGTCCGGCGGCACGGCCAGCCTGGCCGACGTGTACGACTACGTGGATACCCAGCTGGTGCCTACGTTGCAGCGTGTGGACGGCGTGGCGGACGTCACCCTCAGCGGCGGGTCGCAGCGCCAGATCGAGGTGCAGCTGAATCCGGACCGCCTGAGCGCGTACGGTCTGACGCCGCAGTCGGTGTCCAGCGCCATCAGCGGCAGCAACGTCAGCTCGTCCATCGGGACGATCACGCGTGACGGCAACTCGATGACGTACACCACGAACGCGAAGCTGACGAGCGTCACGGACATCGGGAATGTGCTGCTCGACGCGGCCAAGGGCGTGCGGGTGTCGGACGTGGCGACCGTCCACGACAGCACCACGACCAGCAGCGTCACGCGCGTGAACGGCCTGCCGGTCGTGCTGGTGTCCATCCAGCAGTCGTCGGGCAGCAACGCCGTGGCCGTCGTGGACGGCGTGAAGGCATTGATCGGCAGCACGAAGCTCCCGACCGGGTACAAGGTCACGTTCAGCAACGACACAACCGGCCCGATCCGCGCGAGCATCTCCAGCACCACCCATGAACTGTGGGTCACGGCGCTGGTCGTCGCGGTGGTGGCGCTGCTGTTCCTGGGCCGCCTGAACACGGCCTTCACGGTCATCGCCGCGATTCCCATCTCGCTGGCCGCCGCGCCGATCCTGTACGGCCTGCTGGGCTTCACCTTCAACCAGGTGTCGCTGCTGGCGCTGATCGTGGCCATCGGGATCGTGGTGGACGACTCGATCGTGGTCGCGGAGAACGTGGAACGGTATCGCGCCCTGGGCTATGACCGCGTGCAGGCCGTCCTGAAGGGTGCCTCCGAGGTCTTCAGCGCGGTCGCGGCGGCCTCGCTGTCGCTGCTGGCCGTGCTGATCCCCGTGAGCTTCATGGGCGGAATCGTGGGCGAGTACGTCAAGCAGTTCGCGCTGGGCCTCGCGGCCGCCGTGCTGATGTCGTGGCTGGAGGCGCTGCTGTTCCTGACGGTGCGCATGGCCTACACGCCGGACGCCGAACCGCTGGGGTGGCGGGACGTGCCGCGCACGTTGACCCGCGTGCCCCAGGCCGTGCGCTTCGGACTGGATGCGCCCCGCGCGTGGTGGTTCTGGGTGCTGGCCGTGGCCGCCGGGGCGCTGCTGTGGACGCGGGTTCCCAACCATGCGTGGCTGCTGGCCCTGATCCTGCTGCCGGTGGCCCTGATGGTCTTCCAGTACGTGTGGGGCGTCCTGCTGGCCGTGGCTGAAGCCCTGACCACCACCCTGCACGCCATCACGGACCGTGGGGTGTCGTTCGTGCGGGACGCCTACGCCCGCAGCCTGGACGGCGCGCTGCACGCCAGCGTGGGCGTGCTGCTGGTCGCGGCGGCCTTCCTGGCGCTGACGGTGGTGCTGGTCGTGCCACGAATGACCTTCACGTTCACGCCCGCCACCGACTCCGGCACGCTGCGCGCCGGGCTGAGGTTGCCCAGCGGCCTGTCCCTGAGCAAGCGCAACGAACTCAGCAACCGCCTGGAGTCGTACTTCCTGTCGCGCCCGGAAGTGCAGAGCGTGCAGGCAAATGTCTCCACCAGCAATACCAACCTGAACATCACCCTGAAGGACAAGTCCGAGCGGCCCGCGACCTCGGTGCTGACCGCCACGTACCAGCAGGCGCTGCGCAGCATGTTTACAGATCAGCCGGACGTGCGCGCCAACCTGTTCAGCGGCGGCGGCTTCCGTGGCCAGGGCAACAGCCAGGCAGTCACGCTGGTCGCCAGCAACTTCGACCTGCTCAAGACCCGCGCAGGGACGGCCGTGAACACCCTGGAGGCCGACAACTCGGTGCTCAGCGCCAGCAGCAGCCTGGACAACACCACCCTGGAAAACCAGTTCGTGCCAAACGCCGCCCTGCTTGCCAACGCCGGCCTGAGCGCCAGCACGGTCGCGGGCGCGCTGGGCACCTACGGCAGCGGCAGCAGCGGCGGTACCGTCGAGATCGGCGGCGTCACCTACCCGATCACCGTGGAACTCGACCCGACCGTGCTGAAGGACGACCAGTCCCTGCTGTCCCTGCCGGTGTACTCGAACACGCTGGGGGGTTCCGTGCCGGTCGGGCAGCTCGGCAGCATCGTGCAGGCGAGCGCCCCCACCAGCCTGCAACGCACCAACCGCCTGTACTCGCTGACCCTGACCATCGAGCCCGACCCGGCCAGCACCCTGAGCAGCACGCAGCAGCAGGAGCGCTACACGCAGCTGCTCACGCAGGCGGGCGTGATCGACAACCTCGTCACGGTCGGGAAGGCCGACACGAACAGCGCCTTCGCGCTGGGCTCACAGCTGGGCACCATCGGCCTGCAGGCCTTCGGCCTGTCGATGCTGCTGGTGTACCTGGTGATGGGCGCGCAGTTCAACTCGTTCCGCTACCCGCTGTACCTGCTGCTGCCCGTGCCCTTCGCGGTGGCCGGAGCGTACTGGATGATGTTCCTGACTGGGAGCACGCTGGACATCTTCGGGGTGCTGGGCTTCTTGCTGCTCATCGGCCTGAGCGCCAAGAACGCGATCCTGTACTTGGAGTTCGTGGTCGAGCAGATGAAGGTGCTGCCGCTGAAGGCCGCCCTGATCGAGGCCTCACGCCTGCGCTTCCGCCCGATCATCATGACCACCCTGACCGTGCTGGTCATCAGCATTCCGCTGCTGCTGAATACCGGAAGCGGCAGCGAGTTCGGACGCAGCCTGTCGATCATCATCGTGGGCGGCATCAGCGTCAGCGCCCTGATGACCTTCTACGTGGTGCCCGCCGCGTTCTACCTGTTCGAGCGCCGCCGCGCCCCCCAGGTGCAGCCCCGTGCCCGGCTGGGCCGCATCCGCCGCGCGCCACAGGCCTTCTCGCTGCGCGGTCTGCCGGCCGGCGACTGAATCTGGTTCCTGAGGAGAGACTCGGCTCCAGAACCAGGGTTCACCGGTGGCATGTCCTCCTCGCCCGTCGCAGGAGCTGACGGCCGGATATCCGGGTTCTGTCCACACTTGGCACACCTAGGCACATCCGTGCCCACACAGATAAAGTCACGCAAGCCGCCCTTCCCCGCCAGCGGAAGGTCGGCTTGCCCTGGGCTGGGGCGAAGGTGCTTGAGCCTGCCACGCGACGATGCGAACAGGCTCAGGCGAGCGAGTCGGCCTCCAGCCACCCGTCGCTGGCCAGCCCTGCCTACTGGCAGGCCTTGACGGCATTCCAGGCGGTCACGTAGCCCGCCGCGTCAAACTGGTAGGTCAGGGTCTGGTCGGTCAGGGCCCCGGCCCTGGGCTTCACCACGATCTGTACGCTCTTCCCGGCCTTCAGGGCAGCGATCAGGGCGCTACTGGCCGCCTTGTCGGCCAGGGCCAGCGCCTTGGGATTGTCGGTGGGGAGCAGCTTGTCGGGCGTGGCCGCCGCCCCGCCGCCCACCGCGTACGTGACGGTGTAGATGCTGGCGGCCTTGTCCTTCAGGGTGGTGTTCAGCAGCGGCGTGGGCGCCACGATGCTGAACACCGATGTGCCCCCGCCGAAACACGTCTGGTTCAGGAAGGCGCGGCCCTGGGTGCCGGCCGTGCCGCGCGCGTCCAGGTAGATCTCACTGAGGTTCTTGCCACCCTGCGAGACCGGCTTGTAGTACACGTTGCTGTCCGGCACACGCGTCTCGGCGCTGCCCGACCGG from Deinococcus sp. KSM4-11 includes these protein-coding regions:
- a CDS encoding efflux RND transporter permease subunit, which produces MIRKVGKGMFSGVNPLVGFSVTRYVLAIGIFIGVVVFGFISMRSLGVDLLPSTTIPVVTVTTSYSGASPATVDTSVTQVIESALAQVPNVTTLSSSSNTGSSRVTLQLADGTDQNAAANQVASLVSGAARQLPTGAGSPSVRTFNPNAQAILEFGVSGGTASLADVYDYVDTQLVPTLQRVDGVADVTLSGGSQRQIEVQLNPDRLSAYGLTPQSVSSAISGSNVSSSIGTITRDGNSMTYTTNAKLTSVTDIGNVLLDAAKGVRVSDVATVHDSTTTSSVTRVNGLPVVLVSIQQSSGSNAVAVVDGVKALIGSTKLPTGYKVTFSNDTTGPIRASISSTTHELWVTALVVAVVALLFLGRLNTAFTVIAAIPISLAAAPILYGLLGFTFNQVSLLALIVAIGIVVDDSIVVAENVERYRALGYDRVQAVLKGASEVFSAVAAASLSLLAVLIPVSFMGGIVGEYVKQFALGLAAAVLMSWLEALLFLTVRMAYTPDAEPLGWRDVPRTLTRVPQAVRFGLDAPRAWWFWVLAVAAGALLWTRVPNHAWLLALILLPVALMVFQYVWGVLLAVAEALTTTLHAITDRGVSFVRDAYARSLDGALHASVGVLLVAAAFLALTVVLVVPRMTFTFTPATDSGTLRAGLRLPSGLSLSKRNELSNRLESYFLSRPEVQSVQANVSTSNTNLNITLKDKSERPATSVLTATYQQALRSMFTDQPDVRANLFSGGGFRGQGNSQAVTLVASNFDLLKTRAGTAVNTLEADNSVLSASSSLDNTTLENQFVPNAALLANAGLSASTVAGALGTYGSGSSGGTVEIGGVTYPITVELDPTVLKDDQSLLSLPVYSNTLGGSVPVGQLGSIVQASAPTSLQRTNRLYSLTLTIEPDPASTLSSTQQQERYTQLLTQAGVIDNLVTVGKADTNSAFALGSQLGTIGLQAFGLSMLLVYLVMGAQFNSFRYPLYLLLPVPFAVAGAYWMMFLTGSTLDIFGVLGFLLLIGLSAKNAILYLEFVVEQMKVLPLKAALIEASRLRFRPIIMTTLTVLVISIPLLLNTGSGSEFGRSLSIIIVGGISVSALMTFYVVPAAFYLFERRRAPQVQPRARLGRIRRAPQAFSLRGLPAGD